Within Fusarium fujikuroi IMI 58289 draft genome, chromosome FFUJ_chr08, the genomic segment GCGCCTAAACTCAAAGAATAGCTCCTCGTGACCACGGATGACGACTGTAAGGCCGTAGTAACCGAACCGAAAACCCTTTTCCTTGTGAACATTCTCGATATCCTTCAAAGGCAGGATGAGCTTTGTTCTTGTGCCGGGATACAAACTCCGGAAGCAGAATGATCGATCACTGATATAGAACTTTCCATAAAGAGGCAAAACCTTGAAGATAGCCCCAAAGTACGTTGCAATAAGCTTCTCAGACTCGGGTAGGGTGAAATGCGCCCGGAATCGGTCCATGGCGGTCTGTGTCTTGTCTTCTGCGTCCGAGTCGAtgtcatcgccatcatcatcagtcttGAGCTCTTGGGGCTCATCGTAATGCCTATGTTCTCCTTTCCACATGCCATGTACCTTTTCCACATAACCCAGTGACTCGGTTGCAAACATAGAACCCATACGCTGGCTTGTACGACTGAGATACTCCGCAAAGGCATTAGCTCGTTGTAAGGGATATGCTCCAATCTTAGTGATACTGTTGAGCGTTGGGGTGACTGGACGCTGAGAATCACTAGCTTCACCACCCATTTCCTGCATGGCGCCTGTCGTTGCGGCATGGTGAATATGACGAGGGCGCTCTCGGTTCGAGCTAGAGTTCCGAGGTGTTTTCTTCCCAGACTGTTCGCGCTTTCTAGATGCCGAAGCAGAGCGTCGCATCGTCGGGCTGTGAAAGACCTCGCTTCCTTGAAGGATCTGGCTCGCGGATGGATCCTCAAACGAAGGCGGTGATAGTGTGGAGATACTTGGGTTGTCGATCGATGAATGAACGAACGAATCTCCCGAGTCCTGAGCCTGTTGCTGTTTGGGAGTCGTGCTGCCGTGTTGATGACGACTCGTTGATCGTCTGGTGCCGCTAAAGCTCCTGCGAGGGCTGAAGTCTCCGATGGAACTTGGTACATCCATACTCTTGCGTCCAAATCTTCTGAAGCCGTCAAAACTTGTTCGTGGAGCGTCTATACTTGCCCGAGGGCTCAGTTGGCTTGGTGAATGAGGCGACAACGGCGACATGGGAGCCAGTGTGGCCTTCACGGTATCGGGAAGCTTTCCTGTGTGCAGTCTGTCAATTTGGGGAAGATCACGGCTTGCTGCCATCGATGTCCGGCCGGACGGAGATTGAGAGCTCTCGTTCTCCTCACGGCTAGACACAGCTTTCTCCGCTGACCGGCTTTCTGCAGAAGCCTcgatgaggatcttgagcaCATTAATGGCGTCCTTCccaaagctgaagaaggagaagaagtactGTGACTATTGTTAGTGGAGATGTTACCAAGACTTTTTGGCACTTACCTCGTCAATAGCATATGTCTCATCGTTGTCAATGACTCTAACCTTGCAAGTATCGGCGAACGCAATCATCTGAGTATCTTCAATATCGATCACATTTTTAATCGGTAATGAGATCTTGACGCTGTCACCATCGTTGTGACTTCGGAAGATGACTCTTTGCAGGCTCTTGACCCATTCTTTGGCACTTGGAGCGCTGTCGGCCCTGAACTTGTACGTTCGATGATGTGTCTCAACTGTGAAGTGTAGACCTTCCTTATCCTTGTCCACGATGTTTGCTGAGATGCCGTATCGCAGATCAATCTGTCCATGGGGGAAGTAAACGTCTGTTGCAGTTTTGTAATATGCCAAAACATCGCCCTTTAGTCGGAACCAAAACCTTGTGTAGCTTGGGTTGCGTTTGCCGCTCTTCGATAGATACCCTGACTTGACGGCCTCATTCTTGCTTGGTGTTAGCAACTATCTGGCAGTCAGACTCTGTAACTTACCGCCTTCTTGGGGAGGTATGCGTAAAAGCAGATATGCTTGGAAGTGATGTACATGTATCCTTGAAGAAGGACACTCTGTAGCAGCCAGCAGGGGTATTCTATGACCAGTTAGCATACTCAAAGGATGGAGATCCAACTTTGACAAACCTTCAATGACCTGCTCGTATGTATCAAACTCGAaaatctccttgagcttctttgccAGAGCCGAGACCACCTCGCCATCACTAGATCGACTAACATCAGATGATAAACGGTCCAGATCGAAGCTGGGTCTGCTAGACAAGTCGGCCTTGGCCTCTAACATCCTACTCATGACACCCTGGGTATCTTGGCGTGTCAGCGTAAGAGCTGGCGCAGGCGACAAAGTGCCGTTGTCTTCCACGTCGGATTCATCAGCAGTCTCAACCGGAGCAGATAGTCGAGATGGCTGGGATTTATGCCGGGAACGAAGTTTCGGCAACGCAGGTAGCGATCGCAACAACTTATGCTCCGAAAGCTTTTTCCTTCTATGCCCTTTGTCCTTTCCCTTGCCTCCTGGCTGTAGGATCGATGTTTGTGCGATATGGTCACGGCtatgttgtgatgatgatccttCACCCTCTTCGTCACTACTCATTCCATCGAATCGATCATTAAAGTCGACACGAGAGCTAGCAGTCGCAATAAGACCGAATATGCTCTGGTTCATGTTCATGAACATCGGTGGCCCTTGTGTAgtgtcatcctcttcttcgtcttcggcaTCGCTTTCTCGTAGAGGCTCGGGAAACACGGTCGCGGTGGAGTCTTGTCGCTTTCTTCGATGAAGTTCCTCGTGGACATGCTCCTTGATGTCTCCCGCGCCAATGCTGGCTTGGGCCGGAGCATCATCAGCttgagaagccatgatggccgGTCAAGTCGAGCGGGGCGACGGTCAACGATCGCCTACAGTCCTGGCTCTATTGCGATCGGAAGGATGGGATGGTTCACGAAAATGGCACCTCAAGATTTCTTGTGCAAAGCCTAATTAGACCGACCGTTAAATTCTAGGCACGGTCCGAGGATGATGCGAGTGATCATGCAGTCGTGAATCTGGACCCGGTTTGCGCCGCAAACAGTCGACGCTGTACTATCGTGGGGAAACAATACGACTCGAAGTTGATGCCATCCGCTGCGCGTATCGGGGTTCGTGTGAAGATTCGCTTGTGTGGGTGTTACGCTACGGTACGAAGGTTACTGTTTGGGCTGAGCAAAACCAAACATAAAGAGGAGTTGGAGGAAACAAACATTCGGATCGCAAGGAAACGAACAAAGCATGGATCCAGATAAGGATCACGGCATTCCTGATCAAGAAGGAACCTGACCCTGGGGCTGACGCTGCCTAGGCTTTTAGGTCAATCTGCCTGAATCTCCAGTGGAGTTTTAGGGGACGGCTAGTGGACCTGACCTTCTCAGCGGTGGAAATACCCTGGGGAAACAATGGAACCCTTGTGTGCTATCCACTCTTGTGAGTCCAAGACTGCGTCTTATTGGCTGATATCGCTATCGATAACAAATGACGCCAATCGGGCGGCTCGTCCTTCAACACCGTGAATCGATCACATGCAAGCATTGGTCAAGTGGGAAAACAAGCCCAGATGATGTGAATAATCCCTTGCCATGCTGACCACAAAGGCCCTCACTCAGAGAAGAGCGATCAGCTGTTCGTGAATCCACGTCATAATGAACGTGCATGCGATAAGTTTCGGTGCCTGAGTCAGAGGAACGCCATGGCTTGTCATTCAATTTGGAGCGAATTTTTGAGGGGTCTAGTAGTAGATTCCACACAAACATTACAGCGTGATCGACTCAGCCTCTATGTACATCAGAGCAATTGTTGAAAACAAGGGACCCATAGTCCTCGACTCTCGTACTCGGACATTCGTATTTTACACTACTCCAACAAACGCGTATTCTGTTCCGTCATTGCCGACAACCTGATCCATTATTCACGAGATATAGCAAACCAAAACTCCCGCTTAAATGCTGATGATTCCATGCACCCCTTTTCGAAACCGGTAATCCGAGGCTCACTGCCAAAAACAAAGCTTTCCACTGGATGTTGCACCAGCGACCCAATCGCGAGACGGGTGGAAGTGTGCGACGGCTGGTACTGCAGTGATACCCTCCCCATCAAGCTGAGCCAGTTGGCTGCCGTCTGAGGCAAAAACATCCACAAAACGATTCATGTTTCCAATGACAAACTTCTGAATTCCATCATGAGGCCGCTTCTGCCATTGAGGCTTCAGAATAGTCACCCAACGACCAGTCTGATTGTTGTGGCGTACTTGATGGGTAGGTTCAATGCTAACGTCCTGGCCGGGCTTCCAAGACGAAGCGTCGGGGAAGTTGTAGATCTTGATAGTGTCGTCATAAGAGCTAGTAGCAATATGGCCGCCAGGGCTCCAAGATGCGTGCGATACAGACAGCCTCGAGCCATGTTCTCCAAGGAGGGCAGGATGCCGCAGGTCTCCCTTACCAGTGATCTTGCGAAGATCCCAAATCTTAAGTGTGCGGTCTAATGATGCAGTCGCGAGCAAGTGAGGTTGGAGCGGATGCAAAGAGAATCCACCAATCTTCTGGTCCGAAAGTGTCCAAATTTCGGCGTCATCGGAGGTTCGAGTGTCGTACTGACCGACGCCGCCTTCTAGTGTAGAGAAGTAAAGCATATGAGGGTTCGACTCTGCCATGTCAAGAGCTGATATGGGCAGATCCTCATTGTGGTCCGATGGCGCCCATACCTGGTATGACTCTCCTTTGTTCAAGTCCAGTCGCCGAATTGACGAGTCGTATGAAGACGTGTAAACAGAGTTGCTATCCTGCTGAGAGAAAACGAATGAAGTTATCGTGCGACTGTGTATCTTGAACGCAGAAATGACAGGATCAGGCACAGAcgcatcttcgtcttcatcgcttATTTCAGGAGCAGACTGCGAAGCGTCAAATACGCCCATGTTACCTTCTTTGTCGCCAGCAAAGATAAGGGGCTTCGATTCGGTGGGATGAAGGCCGAGAGCATAGACTCGTTGGGGTGTGATCTTGATGTCTGTGGTTCAGCGGTTAGTGACATGCTTCTCGCTTGTGCGACAGTACTTGCCATTGGGGGCCCAGTGCTCGTATAACTTCAAACCACCCATACGCTTTCGCAGCTCCTTCAAATCCTTGTCGGTGGtttccttaatatcttcCTCCGTGAACGTTCGGACTCCGGGCTGCGCACCACGGACAAGGCCCTTGAACCCGTCCACACCAGCGAGATACTTCTTACCCTCGACAGCAATATCGCCGAGTTTTAGGTCTCCATTCACTCTCAACCTTTTAGCCTTCGCCTCCGCTGCGACATGTTCGGCTTCGACCGCTAGTTTTCGCTTCAAGGTATCGTTGTCTGCATCGAGACCAGCGAGTCGTGAGGACTGCCGAGTCGGCATTGCAGGTTCCCGTTTCGCAGGAGTCCGGGTCTTCGATCGGGTTGGCGTTGACTTCTTCTGGGGTGTCGGCATGACCTTCTTAGCGACTACGGCGACATCGGCTAGAATCTTCTGGTTTGACGCCATATTCTCTTGTCGCCTGCGCTCGAAGGCGCTCATGGGCGAGTCGACGCCTTTCTTAGGAGGCATGGTGACGGTGAATGAGGCGCACGAATGGCAAGTTTGAATAAAGTATTGTCAAGCAAAGGCGAAAATTTGGGCGTTGAGAGAGCCTCCCCAGAGCAAAAACTTCGAATGATTTTGCTGGTATGCGCAAAGAGCAAAGGTGACAGGATCGTGAATGGTGACGTGAAGGGCGCAAACCAAAGCGCGACTCATTAATTGAATTTGGCGCGAAGTCACGCGCTGGTGCCTACGCGTTCTGCATCCGGGATTCAACCGACCACTACTGACCCAGTATCAATTTTCAGCCTCCAAAAATCTCATGTGaaaattaaaggttttatcAAATCCTTGAACATAGCACAAAAAATGTCTCGAAATCTTTTGCCGTTTTTGTATCAAACAAGGACACTACAACTCGCTTGTAGACGCCCCGCCAGCATTATTTTCACTCAAAGAGCTGGAGTGGCAACTTCGACAAGACGACTGAGAAAAGCCGATAATTCTGAAATTCCTTTCGAgtttgacgatgaggacaCTACAAGTGCAAACGAAACCGAGATTGAACGACAAGGAACGTTGACGCCGACGGAGACAGAAATTTTTAAAGGAATTTTCGATGATATTGCTCAAGGCCGCCTAGGCAAAAACAAAAAGCCTTCTCAGTTTGGCCAAACTCAACCTACAATTTCAGCATCAAACCAAGAACGACCAGACGGGGCGCGTAGAGGAAACACACTCGTAGAAAAGGCCCACAACTCGAATTTCAGCGGTGACTTCCTCAAACGTTACCCATCATCTCTTCGAAGAGCTGCCGAGAACGCTTTGGGCAAATTCGAACTTGCACCAAAGCGCCCTAATCTTTACAGCTTGGCTGAACTTGACCaggcggagaagaagcagatgcgTGAGTGGGCAAAGTATGAGCAGATcagggagaaagagaagacgaGAGTGCAGAATCTGATGAAGGCTTCCAAGACAGACATTGAACTTTGGAATGTCATGGAGGAAGAGGTATTCTCCTTACCTGGAAAGCTAGGTATTGTCGAGAAAGACACAACAGTCAAGAGGGGTCGGAAATCTAAAGAGCAAATTGCGAGGGAGGAAGCTGAAAAGGTGAAGGCCGAGAAAGCAGAGAAGACAGAAGGGGAGAAGGCTGTCATGGATATCCATGGGCATCTGTACCCTCAATATCTCGTCTACGGCCTCGAGCTCTTCGACGCCGCATTTGCGAGATCATCTATCCTCGCATTCAATATCCTCCCCCGAGTCAAGGAACTCGGGCTTTCCTCCTACGTTCTTGGCGTCTCAACCACCTTTTTCATCAAACTTGCCGAAATCCACTGGAAGCGCTACGGCGATGCTACATCCGCCTTTGACGCCCTTGATGAAATGAAGCCAGTTGGTTTGTTCCCGAATGAAGAGCTCGGTGATCTCGAGGGGTTGGTAGAGCAGATCTCAGATCACTTGCACAGCTGCACCTGGGGTGCTCAGGGACCTTTTGTTATGGCTATGATGCAGGCCCCGCCGTACGATGCCAGTCTTATGAACCGTTTGGGACGTATGAAGGGCTTGATTGCGAAGAAGCACTTTTACAATGAGAGAGATGGTCGTCTCGAGGATGGCACGGATCGAGTTAGGCTTTGAGCATGGAGTCCGAGTGATGGGTAAATGATTGTAAGATTATGATGTTGAATATGTATAAAACTGTATTGTTATGGCTGAACAGCTACCATGCATCAATAGTGAGAAGTATTGGAATTGTCCTTTTTAAAAACTGTTTAATTTCTCGCGTGGCCAGTCGCTTGAGGGTTTTGGGTCGCTCTTTGAACGTGGTGAGCATCTTGATTCCCCCCTCCCACCACGGCGATGATCAATGAAGATCCTCAACCAAAGTATGGCAGCGATAATAGTGAAGAAAAAAAACCGGCCGGCACTAGAAGAGGATTCTCGAGCCAGGGTAAGGGAGAAGGAGTCTGCTGAAATGTTAGGACTAAATCAGAGACGCGGCAGATAAAACCTACAGGCATGATTCAGTTGTTTACTGAAGATATAGACGAATGCTGAGGAAGAGTCTGGATCtgataaagaagaagaacaagaagagaagagaagaaaagagattTAGGCTTACAGGATACCTTATACCTAGCATATtatgtcaaaataaatttattataaataatctttTACTACCTCATGACTTGATATTTCTTAAACAACCACGATGTTAACAATCTTTCTTGATGGCCCTGATTAGCTAAAGTGATACTTTTAGATAACCCTTATTCGTGTAgactttttaaatatttcaCTATCATTTCATCCAGCGAACCTACATAATGACTCAACTTGCAGCTGCCAATAAGGTTACTGATTGAGTCATCATAAAAGCATATCATTCGTTTTTTAACTGGGAGACTTACTTTTATTGAGGCTATATgcatattgcctttataaaCCCGAAGTTGATTGGCATTCTTTAGTGTGTTTGTTGGCTTGATcgacttgtggctgagagcttattcCGGCAGACAGAACCTAGTTGGCTTGATATGTcttgttgagatgtcataagctttaactatcaatcaatcaactgGTGATCGACTGAACTTCTTGAGCTACAAATAGAAGGTTTCTTGGCCCTGATCCTTTATTGCCGAagctgtgataaggttgaggtcAAAGAGCCTTCAGCCTCAGCGCACAAAGGTAATGAACACCAATAGACATCTTTACCCTTACTTTTACCTAAGATCTTGCTTTTAGATGCAAAGCTAGATGTCCCGATGACTGACCCCAAAGGTGTATAAATAAGTGCCTGTCTGCTGCATTGCTGAAACAATCCACCgatctctccatcttctcaattTCGGACCACCAAAGCCAAGCACTACCACCAATTCACGATCTACGATCAACCCTCTACATTGCGGATCAATTTCTCGGTGTTCTCTATTACTTCATTCTCACGTAAAGCCACGGAACAACCGCCTACTCAGGAAATTCTCGCAAACACAcctaccaccaccaccaaagaaaCACCGCCCCCTTTCAGCCATGCCTGGATTTTGGGACTGTGTGGAGTATCCTTTTATATTTCTCAGCCTATATCATGCAGGACCTGTAAGGGTTGGTGGGATATTCGAATACGTGCCTATACGTCCTGTTCCTGAAAGCTACAGCTATGCCGCCATTGTCTGGTATTACCTGTCACATAGGCAATGCTTTAATCAGTTCTTGGGTATACTGGGCCTTCTGGCCTGTGCGTTGGGAGAGATGTGGATGAACAGGACAGATAGGTTCGGGCCGTCTCGGATGGTATTCAATATGCTGGAAAGCTGGAACTGGCGGGAATTACTGCCACTCGTCCTCTCAACCTCATATCTGACAAGCGGCCTCTTGACAGCCTGGCACGCTGTTCATTTGAAAGAGAACTAAGGGTTGGTCTAATCACGGCAGCCGATTGAAGCCTAAAACAGAGTGGACGCCTAGAACGAAGCTTTTAGCGCTCGAGACTCGGCAGCGGAAGGTTATGCATAGGCTTCTATAATAGCGATGGGATCTAGGAATGCACACCATACAAAGTACAGATGTTTTTCATAAACAAGAAAGAGATGGCCAGTATCACAAGCATTTAATATGTGACAGGGTTCGAGCTAAACGAAGCTCCTCTTTGCTTGGAAGCGAGATTATTTAAAGCCCGAAATCCTGCTggagaaatatatagaagaTCAGACGAATTTACATGGTTGTTTTGTCATATTCTCTTTTCACAACGAGTTGGGAACTGTGAGTTAGCGATTATTCCCCCGTTGTAACCAATACGTGAAGTAAtctacatacctaggtaagtaGTTGAAAATGTGCTATTTGGAAGCCCCTATAGTGTATACTACTTCTAAGCTTGCGTTGAGATAACGACCTTTTCTAATTTCCCGTTTCTAGATCTGTCATAGACTCATAGTCATATTACATGTTTCCAACCAGTCGTATACAACATTCGCCATTTGGCTCCAATAAGCGCTGCGTCACTCGAAATAGTAAGGTACAAGTCTTTCGGTAGCTGTTTTCAAGATATATTCTTCAATTCGCGCGCagaacaccatcatcatttGGTTCCGGCTTCTTAGGTTGCGCTCGGAGGGATCTGAAGAGGAGGTGTGGGTATTGACCTAACCAGCAATGATTAATGAGAAGGTTGATTTGATCGGACAGCAAAAGAAAACCCGGATCTGCGATGTTCTAAACATGTAGTCTCTCGACCGCTCGCGATAGGGATCCAGGATCACGATGCATAGGTAGTTTGGTCAACAGATGTTTCTAGGTGGGGGAACCAAGTGACTATATGATCTGTAATATGATCCGTCACAGCATGACAACGTGGCCGAGTGGTTAAGGCGATGCCCTGCTATCTCTTCGAGACATCATAGGCATTGTGTTCGCACGCGTAGGTTCGAATCCTGCCGTTGTCGATGTGTTTTTTTACATTTTGCTTGAACTTATTCACATCTT encodes:
- a CDS encoding probable UGT51-sterol glucosyltransferase (UDP-glucose:sterol glucosyltransferase); the encoded protein is MASQADDAPAQASIGAGDIKEHVHEELHRRKRQDSTATVFPEPLRESDAEDEEEDDTTQGPPMFMNMNQSIFGLIATASSRVDFNDRFDGMSSDEEGEGSSSQHSRDHIAQTSILQPGGKGKDKGHRRKKLSEHKLLRSLPALPKLRSRHKSQPSRLSAPVETADESDVEDNGTLSPAPALTLTRQDTQGVMSRMLEAKADLSSRPSFDLDRLSSDVSRSSDGEVVSALAKKLKEIFEFDTYEQVIEEYPCWLLQSVLLQGYMYITSKHICFYAYLPKKANEAVKSGYLSKSGKRNPSYTRFWFRLKGDVLAYYKTATDVYFPHGQIDLRYGISANIVDKDKEGLHFTVETHHRTYKFRADSAPSAKEWVKSLQRVIFRSHNDGDSVKISLPIKNVIDIEDTQMIAFADTCKVRVIDNDETYAIDEYFFSFFSFGKDAINVLKILIEASAESRSAEKAVSSREENESSQSPSGRTSMAASRDLPQIDRLHTGKLPDTVKATLAPMSPLSPHSPSQLSPRASIDAPRTSFDGFRRFGRKSMDVPSSIGDFSPRRSFSGTRRSTSRHQHGSTTPKQQQAQDSGDSFVHSSIDNPSISTLSPPSFEDPSASQILQGSEVFHSPTMRRSASASRKREQSGKKTPRNSSSNRERPRHIHHAATTGAMQEMGGEASDSQRPVTPTLNSITKIGAYPLQRANAFAEYLSRTSQRMGSMFATESLGYVEKVHGMWKGEHRHYDEPQELKTDDDGDDIDSDAEDKTQTAMDRFRAHFTLPESEKLIATYFGAIFKVLPLYGKFYISDRSFCFRSLYPGTRTKLILPLKDIENVHKEKGFRFGYYGLTVVIRGHEELFFEFRRPGLRDDCAVTLHQLMETNRFLEKSGFLDQEEQDDEEAAAAIAERDALKAARQDEFVNHELELPRETSGVSNAPTILFDNPNSSGLAFKPQKSMKITCLTIGSRGDVQPYIALCKGLIAEGHKPRIATHAEFQGWIESHGIEFARVEGDPGELMRLCIENGTFTWAFLREANSTFRGWLDELLDSAYTACEGSELLIESPSAMAGIHIAEKLGIPYFRAFTMPWTRTRAYPHAFIMPEHKMGGAYNYMTYVMFDNIFWKATAYQVNRWRRKTLGLPSTNLEKMQPNKVPFLYNFSPSVVAPPLDFSDWIRVTGYWFLNEGGDWEPPQELQDFIAKARADGKKLVYVGFGSIIVKDPAKMTQEVIDAVLKADVRCILSKGWSDRISPKDDPSKPRPEEPEMPPEIHVIKSAPHDWLFSQIDAAAHHGGSGTTGASLRAGIPTIIRPFFGDQFFFATRVEDLGVGVWVKKWGTNSFGRALWEVTRNERMIVKARVLGEQIRSESGVDSAIQCIYRDLEYAKSLIKRNAGKAAQHDANEDEDTEESWTFVGRDEPDPDAVTKKLSEGLVDTEKPLSLGSQAPSTATA
- a CDS encoding related to Pas7p; translated protein: MPPKKGVDSPMSAFERRRQENMASNQKILADVAVVAKKVMPTPQKKSTPTRSKTRTPAKREPAMPTRQSSRLAGLDADNDTLKRKLAVEAEHVAAEAKAKRLRVNGDLKLGDIAVEGKKYLAGVDGFKGLVRGAQPGVRTFTEEDIKETTDKDLKELRKHIKITPQRVYALGLHPTESKPLIFAGDKEGNMGVFDASQSAPEISDEDEDASVPDPVISAFKIHSRTITSFVFSQQDSNSVYTSSYDSSIRRLDLNKGESYQVWAPSDHNEDLPISALDMAESNPHMLYFSTLEGGVGQYDTRTSDDAEIWTLSDQKIGGFSLHPLQPHLLATASLDRTLKIWDLRKITGKGDLRHPALLGEHGSRLSVSHASWSPGGHIATSSYDDTIKIYNFPDASSWKPGQDVSIEPTHQVRHNNQTGRWVTILKPQWQKRPHDGIQKFVIGNMNRFVDVFASDGSQLAQLDGEGITAVPAVAHFHPSRDWVAGATSSGKLCFWQ